The proteins below are encoded in one region of Carcharodon carcharias isolate sCarCar2 chromosome 2, sCarCar2.pri, whole genome shotgun sequence:
- the LOC121287564 gene encoding G-protein coupled receptor 35-like produces MNCTINSSWSESHQVMLLVFTVPTISIGFVLNGVALCIIWCKIKGWTKPTIYMTNLIISDILLLFALPFKIYAYYVGPQWPLHKRFCQLLESLCFVNTYASILLITLICADRYVAIKHPFLSRAISSPRKTAVICAGIWIFVCTGSIYIYFSSESSSCFYYLSPGVWRMNFIAPLEILFLICAFFMMFCSVQIIRRLRVQASETRDRWADKSTKIILSNLLTFLVCFTPYHTGLLLYSLTTNGFISESYCEPLRNALHVSLYLANVNCCLDAIYYFYSIKEFCQSNSRHIPNSSTQIAICEGIADSSTDPPLSSRSH; encoded by the coding sequence ATGAATTGTACAATCAACAGCTCATGGAGTGAGTCACATCAGGTGATGCTGCTTGTGTTTACTGTGCCGACGATTTCCATTGGGTTCGTATTGAACGGAGTGGCATTGTGCATAATCTGGTGTAAAATAAAGGGGTGGACAAAACCTACCATCTACATGACCAACCTCATCATCTCAGATATCCTCCTACTCTTCGCACTGCCTTTCAAAATCTACGCTTACTATGTCGGCCCGCAGTGGCCTCTGCACAAGCGGTTCTGTCAGCTTCTCGAGTCCTTGTGCTTCGTGAACACATACGCCAGCATCCTGCTGATAACCCTGATCTGTGCCGATCGCTACGTGGCCATTAAGCATCCCTTCCTGAGCAGAGCCATCTCCTCCCCGCGGAAAACCGCGGTCATCTGCGCCGGCATCTGGATCTTCGTGTGCACAGGAAGCATCTACATCTATTTCTCCAGCGAGTCCAGCTCCTGCTTTTACTACCTCTCGCCAGGTGTCTGGAGAATGAATTTCATTGCCCCTCTGGAAATACTATTTTTGATATGCGCGTTTTTCATGATGTTCTGCTCGGTGCAGATCATCCGCAGACTGAGAGTTCAAGCCAGCGAGACCCGGGATAGGTGGGCGGACAAATCCACTAAAATCATCCTTTCAAATTTGCTCAccttcctggtctgcttcacgcccTATCACACGGGACTGCTGTTGTATTCTCTAACGACCAATGGTTTTATCTCGGAAAGTTACTGTGAACCTCTGCGCAACGCCCTGCATGTGAGCCTGTACTTGGCCAATGTGAACTGTTGCTTGGACGCAATCTACTATTTCTACAGCATCAAAGAATTTTGCCAGTCAAACTCGCGGCACATCCCAAATTCGAGCACCCAAATAGCTATCTGCGAGGGAATAGCCGATTCGTCCACAGACCCTCCGCTCAGCTCTCGGTCACATTAA